One genomic segment of Spiroplasma endosymbiont of Poecilobothrus nobilitatus includes these proteins:
- a CDS encoding DNA cytosine methyltransferase, translating to MWCAIKVYRYKKNFRILGDKMKKNNVIYLFSGCGGLSYGFHIDHDYFNIIFSNEIDSQIAETYKYNYPLTKIYTENINCLA from the coding sequence ATGTGATGTGCAATTAAAGTTTATAGATATAAAAAAAATTTTAGAATTTTAGGAGATAAAATGAAAAAAAATAATGTAATTTATTTATTTAGTGGATGTGGTGGTTTATCGTATGGTTTTCATATAGACCATGATTATTTTAATATTATTTTTTCAAATGAAATTGATTCTCAAATTGCTGAAACTTATAAATATAATTATCCATTAACAAAAATATATACAGAAAATATAAACTGTTTAGCATAA